Genomic window (Streptomyces sp. RerS4):
GAGCGCGAAACGCGGCGCGGTACGTGGAATCGGCCTCGATCCGCCGCAGCTCCCCAAGCGGATCCGTCACAACAACCCCTCCGCACTGCTGCGCGCGTCAAGGGACCGGTCGGAGCCGGGCGGCCGGGGGCCGTCACGGCGCCGGTGGGGTGGCCGGCTTGGTGTGGAGGATGTCGCGGGCCTGTTCGGCGGCGCGGGTGATGCTTTCGGAGACGAAGTCGACGAAGCGGGCGATGTTCTCCAGGCGGGTCGCGGCCGGGGTGCCGGGGCCGAGGACGCCGACGCCCTCGCGCGCCGTCTCGCTGAGCTGGGCGGTGGCGCGGGCGCTGGCCATCATCGACTGGTACCAGACGTCGTCGTCCACGACGTACCGCTCGCGGCGGCGGTCGTCGCGTTCCCGGCGGACGAGGCCCTGGTTCTCCAGGAACGCGATCGCCTTCGAGATGGACGCCGGGCTGACCTGGAGGCGTTGGACGAGTTCGGACGCGGTGAGGCTGCCCGCGTCCGTGAGGTAGAGGCAGGTCATCACGCGGGCCATCATCCTGGGCGTGCCCGCGTGGATGAGGACATCCGTGAACGACTCCTCGTACGCGCGCATCGCCTCGGCGTCGCGGCCGTGGGCCTGCGGGGGCGCCTCCGACCCCCGGGGCGCGGCCGGCCTGCGCTGGGCGCGGCGTTCGGTGGCGCGGTGGGCGACGTCGGCGCGGTAGGTGGCGGGGCCGCCGTTGCGCATCACCTCGCGCGTGATCGTCGAGGTGGGGCGTTCGAGGCGCCGGGCGATCTCGGCGTAGGCGAGGCCGTCGGCCAGCCCCAGAGCGATCTGGCGGCGTTCGGGCTGGGTGAGCCGGCCTCCGGGCATGCGCGGTCTCCTTCGTGGTGGGTGGCGTCTCCACTATAGCGTTCAGTGTCAGCTCATTGCAACGTGACGGGTGTGGGATGTTGCGTTTGAGGGCAGGGCGGTGCAACGAAATTGGGGCGGTGAGGTGCGGAGATGGGGATTCTGCGCAACGTGCATGTTGCCGAGATGGTGAATGCAACGTAGCTTTTCGTTCATCGGAAAGCGGCGGGCCGACAGGGCGCGCGCCGCGAGATGAAGGAGCACACCGTGCAGAAGTTCGCCACCACCGCCCCGATCGCCGCCGTCCTCGACATCCCCGCCGGCCGGATCCGTCTCATCGCCGCCGACCGGGCCGACGCCACCGTCGAGGTCCTGCCCGCCGACGCCTCCAAGAACCGCGACGTCAAGGCGGCCCAGGAGGTCACCGTCGACTACACCGACGGCGTCCTGCGCGTCGAGGCCGCCGAGGCCAAGAGCCGCGTCCTGGGCCACCCCGGATCCGTCGAGGTCACCGTCCAGCTCCCCGCCGGGTCCGACGTCCGGGCCAAGGCCGCCGACGCCGAACTGCGCGGCGTCGGACGCCTCGGCGACGTCACCTTCGAGGCCGCCCGAGCCGCCGTCAAGCTCGACGAGACCGCGGGCGCCCACCTCACCCTCCAGGCCGGCGACATCACCCTCGGCCGCCTCGGCGGCCCCGCCGAGATCCGCACGCAGAAGGGCGACCTCCGCGTCGACGAGGCCGTACGCGGCGCCGTCGTCCTGCGCACCGAATCCGGCGACATCACCATCGGCGCCGCCCGCGGCGTCTCCGCCACCCTCGACGCCGGCACCTCCTACGGCCGCATCCACAACGCACTCCGGAACGCCGAAGGCGCCGACGCCGGCCTCACCCTCCACGCCACCACCGCCTACGGCGACATCACCGCCCGCAGCAACTGACGACACGACCCGACCCGTACCCGTACCCACCCCAAAGGAGCGACCGTCATGACCGACATCCACACCGCCGACCTGACCACCACCGGGCCGGACCGCCCGGA
Coding sequences:
- a CDS encoding MarR family transcriptional regulator, translating into MRAYEESFTDVLIHAGTPRMMARVMTCLYLTDAGSLTASELVQRLQVSPASISKAIAFLENQGLVRRERDDRRRERYVVDDDVWYQSMMASARATAQLSETAREGVGVLGPGTPAATRLENIARFVDFVSESITRAAEQARDILHTKPATPPAP
- a CDS encoding DUF4097 family beta strand repeat-containing protein, coding for MQKFATTAPIAAVLDIPAGRIRLIAADRADATVEVLPADASKNRDVKAAQEVTVDYTDGVLRVEAAEAKSRVLGHPGSVEVTVQLPAGSDVRAKAADAELRGVGRLGDVTFEAARAAVKLDETAGAHLTLQAGDITLGRLGGPAEIRTQKGDLRVDEAVRGAVVLRTESGDITIGAARGVSATLDAGTSYGRIHNALRNAEGADAGLTLHATTAYGDITARSN